The Streptomyces achromogenes genome window below encodes:
- a CDS encoding endonuclease domain-containing protein: MFDDIAPDQWCPLCEDWVCSLVRKRVCRKCRQLQRRMWRYGLTIARYNAILRSQDFACALCGDNEEEDDFGIPHAKTSHWHIDHDHACCGPGSSCGKCVRGLLCRKCNMEYLPAYERLPMHMRDSPLFNTYLAAPPAQQSAAQVIKGRDNMYLPTSHAFLMDRKFADGLESAAG; encoded by the coding sequence GTGTTTGACGACATTGCCCCTGATCAGTGGTGTCCGCTGTGCGAAGACTGGGTCTGCTCCTTGGTACGCAAGCGGGTATGCCGCAAGTGCCGACAACTGCAACGCCGGATGTGGCGGTACGGCCTGACGATTGCCCGATACAACGCCATCCTGCGGTCACAGGACTTCGCGTGTGCACTGTGCGGCGATAACGAAGAAGAAGATGACTTCGGAATTCCGCACGCGAAGACGTCCCACTGGCACATCGATCACGACCACGCATGCTGCGGGCCCGGCTCTTCTTGCGGCAAATGCGTGCGAGGGCTGCTATGCCGTAAGTGCAACATGGAGTATCTGCCGGCCTACGAGCGTCTCCCGATGCACATGCGCGACAGCCCGCTGTTCAACACCTACCTCGCCGCTCCGCCAGCCCAGCAGTCGGCGGCTCAGGTGATCAAGGGTCGGGACAACATGTACCTGCCGACCTCGCACGCCTTCCTCATGGACAGGAAGTTCGCCGACGGTCTCGAGAGTGCGGCCGGGTAG
- a CDS encoding endonuclease domain-containing protein — translation MTVEQQTERRLWAAQPPACHSWPYLRAVPLPDEDPVELLVAWQAGRCAGCGHSFQADVVIDHCHETGLVRGLLCTQCNNAEGVAPPRHPRWFRYRTMPPALILGLHLQYGKPVRRRLVQALAEADGSAVQRG, via the coding sequence ATGACGGTAGAGCAGCAGACCGAACGCAGGCTTTGGGCCGCCCAGCCACCCGCCTGCCACTCCTGGCCGTACCTAAGAGCGGTGCCGTTGCCCGACGAGGACCCCGTCGAACTGCTTGTGGCCTGGCAAGCGGGTCGCTGCGCGGGGTGCGGGCACTCCTTTCAAGCCGACGTAGTGATCGACCACTGCCATGAGACCGGCCTCGTGCGCGGCCTCCTATGCACCCAGTGCAATAACGCCGAGGGAGTCGCACCGCCGCGTCATCCCCGGTGGTTCAGGTACCGGACGATGCCGCCGGCGCTGATCCTCGGATTGCACCTTCAGTACGGGAAGCCGGTGCGCCGTCGTCTCGTCCAAGCTCTCGCCGAGGCGGACGGC